One region of Brachyspira hampsonii genomic DNA includes:
- a CDS encoding ABC transporter permease, giving the protein MNIIKLAFDNLWYNKTRTILNMILIIVSFVSLMMISGYNNFTKEGIITSINTSGGSIVIADKSYWDKKSEKINMLKDNDFEIIYKKLETINEVNDYQKKLDIGGLIGNENKSKFFSGYAYEKPSKIMSSVSLKSGTPIFDDDINTMVLGKDLGEFFNLNCDEETYLNLMTDFGEGISLGSLMAVGLISLNNSASDAITIYCPLNAVYEVFGLEYGDAHNLLIYLKDYKKAEEIKNYLNNYFNENNLNYEAKDWKDLNAFLLSVIDMNTNNYLIALGVLSILVFVSVMQMLTTNFLERLNEFGTMRALGINIKNVTLLLFLEIIIMAVLSSVISIIISYSASGILNASNFIMKFPGATDGYPLSLLLTFKDTVLIFAWVLSVSILAGIYPIIKVIKMPIIEVIKYV; this is encoded by the coding sequence ATGAATATAATAAAATTAGCTTTTGATAATCTCTGGTATAATAAAACCAGAACAATTTTAAATATGATACTTATTATAGTGTCTTTCGTATCTCTTATGATGATAAGCGGGTATAATAACTTTACAAAAGAAGGAATTATTACAAGTATAAATACAAGCGGAGGCTCTATTGTAATAGCTGATAAATCATATTGGGATAAAAAAAGCGAAAAAATTAATATGCTTAAAGATAATGATTTTGAAATTATTTATAAAAAACTTGAAACTATAAATGAAGTTAATGATTATCAGAAAAAACTAGATATAGGCGGACTTATAGGCAATGAAAATAAAAGTAAATTCTTTTCAGGATATGCTTATGAAAAACCTTCAAAAATCATGTCGTCAGTTTCTTTAAAGTCTGGTACACCTATATTTGATGATGATATTAATACTATGGTGCTAGGTAAAGATTTAGGAGAGTTTTTTAATCTCAATTGTGATGAAGAGACTTATTTAAATTTGATGACTGATTTTGGAGAGGGCATAAGTTTAGGTTCTTTAATGGCGGTTGGTTTGATATCATTAAATAATAGTGCTTCAGATGCTATTACTATTTACTGTCCTCTTAATGCTGTATATGAAGTATTTGGTCTTGAATATGGCGATGCTCATAATTTACTCATATATTTAAAAGATTATAAAAAGGCAGAGGAAATAAAAAACTATCTTAACAACTATTTTAATGAAAACAATTTAAATTATGAGGCTAAAGATTGGAAGGATTTGAATGCATTTTTGCTTTCTGTAATTGATATGAATACCAATAATTATTTAATAGCTTTGGGAGTATTAAGCATATTAGTATTTGTTTCAGTTATGCAGATGCTTACTACAAATTTTTTGGAGAGATTAAATGAGTTTGGCACTATGCGGGCATTAGGGATAAATATAAAAAATGTAACTTTACTTTTATTTTTGGAAATTATCATAATGGCAGTATTAAGTTCAGTTATTTCAATAATTATTTCTTACAGTGCTTCTGGAATACTTAATGCTTCAAACTTTATAATGAAATTTCCTGGGGCTACTGACGGTTATCCTTTAAGTTTATTACTAACATTTAAAGATACTGTTTTAATATTTGCATGGGTACTATCTGTATCAATTTTAGCAGGTATTTATCCGATAATAAAGGTTATAAAAATGCCTATAATAGAGGTTATAAAATATGTTTAG
- a CDS encoding acetyl-CoA C-acetyltransferase: MSRKIVIASACRTAIGSMGGSLSTVPAAELGAIVIKEALNRAKVAPNQVDMVYMGCVIQASQGQNVARQSSIKAGLPVEVPAMTINVVCGSGLDAVNIAANMIAAGNADIVVAGGTENMSLAPYALKKARYGYRMGNDTIIDTMVNDALWDAFNNYHMGITAENVCDDWKLTREELDAFAANSQQKAVKAQEAGAFKKEIVPVTIKTKKGEIVFDKDEGPRPGTTVESLAKLKPAFKPDGGKVTAGNASSINDGAAAVVVMSEEKAKELGIKPMATWIAGGLGGVEPRIMGIGPVAATKKLLAKTGLTIKDFDIIESNEAFAAQSVAVGKELGIDVEKQLNPNGGAIALGHPVGASGCRILVTLLHEMEAKNAKRGLATLCIGGGMGCATIVERE; encoded by the coding sequence ATGTCTAGAAAAATAGTAATAGCAAGTGCCTGCCGTACAGCAATAGGAAGTATGGGCGGATCTTTAAGTACAGTTCCAGCTGCTGAACTTGGTGCAATAGTTATAAAAGAAGCTTTAAATAGAGCTAAAGTTGCTCCTAATCAAGTTGATATGGTATATATGGGTTGTGTTATACAAGCATCACAAGGTCAGAATGTTGCTCGTCAAAGTTCTATAAAAGCAGGCTTACCTGTAGAAGTACCTGCTATGACAATAAATGTTGTTTGCGGTTCAGGACTTGATGCTGTAAATATTGCTGCTAATATGATCGCTGCTGGAAATGCTGATATAGTAGTTGCAGGCGGTACTGAAAATATGTCATTAGCACCTTATGCACTTAAAAAAGCTCGTTATGGTTACAGAATGGGTAATGATACAATAATAGATACTATGGTTAATGATGCTCTTTGGGATGCATTCAATAACTATCACATGGGTATAACAGCAGAAAATGTTTGTGATGATTGGAAACTTACTAGAGAAGAATTAGATGCATTTGCTGCTAATTCTCAGCAAAAAGCCGTTAAAGCTCAGGAAGCTGGTGCTTTCAAAAAAGAAATAGTACCTGTAACTATTAAAACTAAAAAAGGCGAGATAGTATTTGATAAAGATGAAGGTCCAAGACCTGGAACTACAGTAGAAAGTTTAGCTAAATTAAAACCTGCATTCAAACCAGACGGCGGAAAAGTTACAGCTGGTAATGCTTCTAGTATCAATGACGGAGCTGCTGCAGTAGTAGTAATGAGCGAAGAAAAAGCTAAAGAATTAGGTATTAAACCTATGGCTACTTGGATTGCAGGCGGTTTAGGCGGTGTTGAACCTAGAATTATGGGTATTGGACCTGTTGCTGCTACTAAAAAATTATTAGCTAAAACAGGATTAACTATTAAAGATTTCGATATCATTGAATCTAACGAAGCTTTCGCTGCTCAGTCAGTTGCAGTTGGTAAAGAATTAGGTATTGATGTAGAAAAACAGCTTAACCCTAATGGCGGAGCTATAGCTTTAGGACACCCAGTAGGTGCTTCAGGCTGCAGAATTTTAGTTACATTACTTCATGAAATGGAAGCTAAAAATGCTAAAAGAGGTCTTGCTACTCTTTGTATCGGCGGCGGTATGGGCTGTGCTACTATAGTAGAAAGAGAGTAG
- a CDS encoding LysM peptidoglycan-binding domain-containing protein, which translates to MLFANSCDTFDMYIRKALDGVNLYELSIFGESLGRDIKVVELRGFDVNNFRSDRVSYYINRYQGSWKNYMQKIIDRSQIYLPYIKEVFKEKGVPEDLVYLPIIESDFNPQAVSHAGAAGLWQFMPMTGAIYNLKVNYWSDDRFDPERSTKAAADHLVRLDKNFKSWVIALIAYNAGGGRISKAIREVKSNDFEDLLAADVLPKETEEYIPKYVAAVIIAKNPEKFGFKVNKPKVVFPQGDLVYVDDAADLSVIAKMIDVDTEDLKALNPHLARGVTPPGMVRYPLRVPEGLGNKFNETFAKIPASERVTFRRHEVKMNETLSHLSKFYGVPINAIVEINKLKSRSLNIGQQVMIPIQGLDNAKQVDLAQYEEEQQRIREGKFVYFESLPPPDYEYKDIMYHVRSGDTLWIIARRFHIDIAEIKAWNKLNSNVLSIGTEIFLRIPVNK; encoded by the coding sequence ATGTTATTTGCAAACTCTTGCGACACTTTTGATATGTATATAAGAAAAGCATTAGACGGTGTAAATTTATACGAACTTAGTATTTTTGGGGAATCACTTGGACGCGATATAAAAGTTGTAGAGCTTAGAGGTTTTGATGTAAATAATTTTAGAAGCGATAGAGTTTCATACTATATAAATAGATATCAAGGAAGCTGGAAAAACTATATGCAAAAAATTATAGACAGATCCCAAATATATCTTCCTTATATAAAAGAAGTATTTAAAGAAAAAGGAGTACCTGAAGATTTAGTTTACTTGCCTATAATAGAAAGCGATTTCAATCCTCAGGCAGTTTCTCATGCAGGTGCTGCCGGACTTTGGCAGTTCATGCCTATGACAGGTGCTATATATAATCTTAAAGTTAATTATTGGTCTGATGATAGATTTGACCCGGAACGCTCTACAAAAGCAGCTGCAGATCATTTAGTAAGACTCGATAAAAACTTTAAATCTTGGGTGATAGCTTTAATTGCATACAATGCAGGAGGAGGAAGAATATCAAAAGCCATAAGAGAAGTAAAAAGCAATGATTTTGAGGATTTACTAGCAGCAGACGTACTTCCTAAAGAAACTGAGGAATATATACCTAAATATGTTGCTGCTGTTATAATAGCTAAAAATCCTGAAAAATTTGGTTTTAAAGTAAATAAGCCTAAAGTAGTATTCCCTCAAGGTGATTTAGTTTATGTTGATGATGCTGCTGATTTATCCGTTATAGCCAAGATGATAGATGTTGATACTGAAGATTTAAAAGCTTTAAATCCTCATTTAGCAAGAGGAGTAACGCCTCCAGGTATGGTTAGATATCCTTTAAGAGTTCCGGAAGGATTGGGAAATAAATTTAATGAAACTTTTGCTAAAATACCTGCTTCAGAAAGAGTTACTTTTAGAAGACATGAAGTAAAAATGAATGAAACTCTTTCTCATCTTTCTAAATTTTATGGTGTGCCTATAAATGCCATAGTAGAAATAAATAAATTAAAATCAAGAAGTCTCAATATAGGTCAGCAAGTAATGATTCCTATTCAAGGTCTTGATAATGCTAAACAGGTGGATTTGGCACAATATGAAGAAGAACAGCAAAGAATAAGAGAAGGTAAATTCGTTTATTTTGAATCTTTGCCGCCGCCTGATTATGAATATAAAGATATAATGTATCATGTCAGATCTGGGGATACTCTTTGGATTATAGCAAGAAGATTCCATATTGATATAGCAGAAATAAAAGCTTGGAATAAATTAAACAGCAATGTTCTTTCTATAGGAACAGAAATATTTTTAAGAATTCCTGTAAATAAATAA
- a CDS encoding MBL fold metallo-hydrolase: MDYLNDNTPLKPTKVFDNVYCIGSVSVFAWVISTSEGLILIDSMWDNRDAKLIEDGIKGFGLDPKDLKYIILSHGHGDHYGGANYLREKYSAKVVLTKTDTDLMNNLNTGANSPRSPKTKVDIYSKDKDIIKLGDTSITILETPGHTPGCTSFIFPVKFRGKEYTAILWGGTGLPKDRDSILKYKTSAEYFKKEAISKNALVSLTAHLFADNGYANLEKAGSLKATEKNPFIMSKDNMEKYLNSLIERAEKELNK; this comes from the coding sequence ATGGATTACCTAAACGACAACACTCCATTAAAACCTACAAAAGTATTTGATAATGTATACTGTATAGGTTCTGTGAGTGTTTTCGCTTGGGTAATAAGTACATCAGAAGGCTTAATATTAATAGATTCTATGTGGGACAACAGAGATGCAAAACTCATAGAAGACGGCATTAAAGGTTTCGGATTAGATCCAAAAGATTTAAAATATATTATATTAAGTCATGGACATGGAGATCATTACGGCGGAGCTAATTATTTGAGAGAAAAATACAGTGCTAAAGTTGTACTTACAAAAACAGATACAGACTTAATGAACAATTTAAATACAGGTGCAAACTCACCTCGTTCTCCAAAAACAAAAGTTGACATATATTCAAAAGATAAAGATATAATAAAGCTTGGAGATACAAGCATCACTATATTAGAAACTCCAGGACATACACCGGGATGCACTTCTTTTATATTTCCTGTAAAATTCAGAGGAAAAGAATACACTGCCATACTTTGGGGCGGAACAGGGCTTCCAAAAGATAGAGATTCTATATTAAAATATAAAACTTCAGCAGAATATTTTAAAAAAGAAGCTATTTCAAAAAATGCATTAGTATCATTAACAGCACATCTATTTGCAGATAATGGATACGCTAACTTAGAAAAAGCAGGCAGTCTAAAAGCAACAGAAAAAAATCCATTTATTATGTCAAAAGATAATATGGAAAAATATTTAAACTCTTTAATAGAAAGAGCTGAAAAAGAATTAAATAAATAA
- a CDS encoding MarR family winged helix-turn-helix transcriptional regulator, giving the protein MTPEQLIVLKELAKEEGISQKELSLRLDKDQNTVKAMIDKLEIKYFIIRKEKKLDKRAFSLFLTDKAKKDLPIIENYENQVLGNIVKELNHEDKDKFISILAKIRKNISNV; this is encoded by the coding sequence ATTACACCCGAACAGTTAATAGTATTAAAGGAGCTTGCTAAAGAGGAAGGAATATCACAAAAAGAATTATCATTAAGACTTGATAAAGATCAGAATACTGTTAAAGCGATGATAGACAAATTGGAAATAAAATATTTCATAATAAGAAAAGAAAAGAAGCTAGATAAAAGAGCTTTTTCATTATTCCTTACAGATAAAGCTAAAAAAGATCTTCCTATTATAGAAAATTATGAAAATCAAGTTTTAGGAAATATAGTAAAAGAATTGAATCATGAAGATAAAGATAAATTTATATCCATATTGGCAAAAATCAGGAAAAATATATCAAATGTATAA
- a CDS encoding group III truncated hemoglobin encodes MKYNEINNEGIEKLMDIFYARIRTNEQLGPIFNGAVGIDDASWERHKEKIAKFWKTMLLNERLYMGNPVQPHINLLPFDIKLFDVWLDLFKECLNQVFEEDAAEHFYEIACNIARNFKAVLFQQ; translated from the coding sequence ATGAAATACAATGAAATAAACAATGAGGGTATAGAAAAATTAATGGATATATTCTATGCCAGAATTAGAACAAATGAGCAATTAGGTCCTATATTTAATGGGGCAGTTGGTATTGATGATGCTTCTTGGGAAAGACATAAAGAAAAAATAGCAAAATTTTGGAAAACTATGCTTTTGAATGAAAGGCTATATATGGGAAATCCTGTACAGCCTCATATTAACTTACTTCCTTTTGACATTAAACTTTTTGATGTTTGGCTTGATTTGTTTAAAGAATGTTTGAATCAAGTATTTGAAGAAGATGCTGCTGAACATTTCTATGAAATTGCTTGTAATATAGCAAGAAATTTCAAGGCTGTATTATTTCAGCAATAA
- a CDS encoding 3-hydroxyacyl-CoA dehydrogenase family protein encodes MKVGVIGAGAMGSGIAQAFAQTEGYEVYLCDIKEEFAAGGKEKIAKSFAGRVAKGKMQQADADKILSKITTGLKEICKDADLIIEAAFENLEVKKTTFSELHKICKSDCIFASNTSSLSITEISSGIGRPVVGMHFFNPAPVMKLVEVISGLNTPRDVVEKIIKISQEIGKTPVEVNETAGFVVNRILVPMINEGIELYSMGIASAEGIDNAMKLGANHPMGPLALGDLIGLDIVLAIMEVLQRETGDPKYRPSALLRKMVRGGLLGQKTGKGFYDYTKK; translated from the coding sequence ATGAAAGTAGGTGTAATTGGTGCTGGTGCTATGGGTTCTGGTATAGCACAAGCTTTTGCTCAAACAGAAGGTTATGAAGTTTATTTGTGCGATATAAAAGAAGAATTTGCTGCTGGCGGTAAAGAAAAAATTGCTAAAAGTTTTGCTGGAAGAGTAGCTAAAGGTAAAATGCAGCAAGCTGATGCTGATAAAATTTTATCTAAAATTACTACTGGTTTAAAAGAGATTTGTAAAGATGCCGATTTAATTATTGAAGCTGCTTTTGAAAATTTAGAAGTTAAAAAAACAACATTCTCTGAATTACATAAAATTTGTAAATCTGATTGTATATTCGCTTCTAATACTTCTTCTCTTTCTATTACAGAAATAAGTTCAGGAATAGGAAGACCTGTTGTAGGTATGCACTTCTTTAATCCTGCTCCTGTTATGAAATTAGTTGAAGTTATTTCAGGACTTAATACTCCTAGAGATGTAGTTGAAAAAATCATTAAAATATCTCAGGAAATAGGAAAAACTCCAGTAGAAGTTAATGAAACAGCTGGTTTTGTTGTTAACCGTATACTTGTTCCTATGATTAATGAAGGTATTGAATTATATTCTATGGGTATTGCTTCTGCTGAAGGTATTGATAATGCTATGAAATTAGGTGCTAATCACCCAATGGGTCCTCTTGCTTTAGGAGATTTAATAGGACTTGATATAGTTCTTGCTATTATGGAAGTTCTACAAAGAGAAACAGGTGATCCTAAATACAGACCTAGTGCTTTACTTAGAAAAATGGTTAGAGGCGGATTGTTAGGACAAAAAACAGGAAAAGGTTTCTACGATTATACTAAAAAATAA
- the mutL gene encoding DNA mismatch repair endonuclease MutL, with protein sequence MIKNIIKLPQSVANRIAAGEVIERPASMLKELLENAIDSGASNIEVSVEEAGIRSMIVEDDGSGIRFNELPLAITHHATSKIHSIEDLDSIYTLGFRGEALASISDVTNLEIVSKSVEESNGGKILVEGGKIIEHKPAAASQGTKIIAKNLFFNIPARYKFLKHISREFFLVKEVFDMEALVQPNISMKLKNNGKVVSSYIKADTLKERIENYLSDSNIFRNLIEIEIEKDDVSIYGLFSNSKISQSIRKNNFIFLNNRPIENRVLAYAIKNAYSNAIPKERYPFFFLYINIDSSKIDVNVHPSKKEVRIKNEREISGILYNTIVNNINSGNNLDSVNIEIDIDKDITPTFPIQNNNYNTYNTSNYNTESSNKKKYDNINYSNSSYREYDLNNNGNITNIIEENNINKEINLNNNNFNTNNMEFGEYTRAIGQVFSSYIVAERGGEMYIIDQHAAYERLNYERIYKTLMSKKIEYEKLLIPCEIEYRDYEIDILNASKESIESIGIKFETNSKHSIIIEDIPIYIPRNQKIEKIIKDILDIYISKGDNNNLEKVIKHTCSTISCKYSPKAGDKLSNSDMQTLLDLLEEENILTNCPHGRPFVLRLSKEYLDKKFFR encoded by the coding sequence ATGATTAAAAATATTATAAAATTACCGCAATCTGTAGCTAATCGTATAGCTGCCGGAGAAGTTATAGAAAGACCTGCATCTATGCTTAAAGAATTATTAGAAAATGCAATAGATTCAGGAGCTTCAAATATAGAAGTCTCAGTAGAAGAAGCCGGTATTAGATCTATGATAGTAGAAGATGATGGAAGCGGAATAAGATTCAATGAACTTCCTCTAGCTATAACTCATCATGCTACAAGTAAAATACATTCTATAGAAGATTTGGATTCAATATATACATTAGGCTTTAGAGGAGAGGCTTTAGCATCTATATCCGATGTTACAAATTTAGAAATTGTTTCAAAAAGTGTAGAAGAAAGCAATGGAGGAAAAATACTAGTAGAAGGAGGTAAGATAATAGAACATAAACCTGCTGCTGCTTCACAGGGTACGAAAATTATAGCCAAAAATCTATTCTTTAATATACCTGCAAGATACAAATTTCTTAAACATATTTCAAGAGAATTTTTCCTAGTTAAAGAAGTTTTTGATATGGAAGCATTAGTACAGCCTAATATTTCTATGAAACTTAAAAATAATGGTAAAGTTGTAAGTTCATATATAAAAGCAGATACTCTAAAAGAAAGAATAGAAAATTACTTATCTGACAGCAATATATTTAGAAATTTAATAGAAATTGAAATAGAAAAAGATGATGTATCAATATACGGTTTATTTTCAAATTCTAAAATAAGCCAATCTATAAGAAAGAATAATTTTATATTTCTAAATAACAGACCTATAGAAAATAGAGTTCTTGCTTATGCTATTAAAAATGCATACTCTAATGCCATACCTAAAGAGAGATATCCATTCTTTTTCCTATACATTAATATTGACAGCAGCAAAATAGATGTGAATGTTCACCCAAGCAAAAAAGAAGTGAGAATAAAAAATGAAAGAGAAATATCAGGTATACTGTATAATACTATAGTAAATAATATAAACTCAGGAAACAATTTAGATTCTGTTAATATAGAAATAGATATTGATAAAGATATAACCCCTACTTTTCCAATACAGAATAATAATTACAATACATATAATACTTCAAATTATAATACTGAATCATCAAATAAAAAAAAATATGATAATATAAACTATTCAAATAGCAGCTATAGAGAATATGATTTAAATAATAACGGCAATATAACAAATATAATAGAAGAAAATAATATTAATAAAGAAATAAATTTAAATAATAATAATTTTAATACTAATAATATGGAATTTGGAGAGTACACAAGAGCCATAGGACAGGTATTTTCTTCATACATAGTAGCTGAAAGAGGCGGAGAAATGTATATAATAGATCAGCATGCCGCTTATGAAAGGCTTAATTATGAGAGAATATACAAAACTCTTATGTCAAAAAAAATAGAGTATGAAAAACTTCTTATACCATGCGAAATTGAGTATAGAGATTATGAAATAGATATTTTAAATGCCTCAAAAGAATCAATAGAATCAATAGGTATAAAATTTGAAACTAATTCAAAACATAGCATTATAATAGAAGATATACCAATATATATTCCTAGAAACCAAAAAATAGAAAAAATAATAAAAGACATTTTGGATATATATATTTCAAAAGGAGATAATAACAATTTAGAAAAAGTAATAAAGCATACTTGTTCTACTATATCATGCAAATATTCTCCTAAGGCTGGAGATAAACTTTCAAACAGTGATATGCAGACATTGCTTGATTTACTCGAAGAAGAAAATATACTTACAAATTGTCCTCATGGAAGACCTTTTGTATTAAGACTTTCAAAAGAATATTTAGATAAAAAATTCTTTAGATGA
- a CDS encoding enoyl-CoA hydratase-related protein — MEFIKYEEKGMIGIITISREKALNALNSQVLDEIEKTFDSVNINNIRCLILTGAGEKSFVAGADISQMSTSSKAEGEAFGKKGNDVFRKIETFPIPVIAAINGFALGGGCEIAMSCDIRICSDNAIFGQPEVGLGITPGFGGTQRLPRIVGVGMAKQIIYSAKNIKADEALRIGLVNAVYPQAELMAAAEKLANTIAAAAPIAVRNCKKAINEGLQVDMDKAIVIEEKLFGDCFETEDQKEGMKAFLEKRKVEKFVNK, encoded by the coding sequence ATGGAATTCATTAAATATGAAGAAAAAGGTATGATTGGTATTATAACCATAAGCAGAGAAAAAGCTCTTAATGCTCTTAATTCTCAGGTTTTAGATGAAATCGAAAAAACTTTTGATTCTGTAAATATTAATAATATAAGATGTTTAATATTAACAGGTGCCGGCGAAAAATCTTTTGTTGCTGGTGCTGATATATCTCAAATGAGTACATCTAGTAAAGCAGAAGGTGAAGCTTTTGGTAAAAAAGGAAATGATGTATTTAGAAAAATAGAAACTTTTCCTATTCCTGTAATAGCTGCTATTAATGGATTCGCTTTGGGCGGAGGATGTGAAATAGCTATGAGCTGCGATATTCGTATTTGTTCTGATAATGCTATATTTGGTCAGCCTGAAGTAGGTTTAGGAATTACTCCTGGTTTCGGAGGTACTCAAAGACTTCCTAGAATAGTTGGAGTAGGTATGGCTAAACAGATAATTTATAGTGCTAAAAATATTAAAGCTGATGAAGCATTAAGAATAGGACTTGTTAATGCTGTTTATCCTCAGGCAGAACTTATGGCTGCTGCTGAAAAATTGGCTAATACTATAGCTGCTGCTGCTCCTATAGCTGTAAGAAATTGTAAAAAAGCTATTAATGAAGGCTTACAAGTTGATATGGACAAAGCTATCGTTATAGAAGAAAAATTATTTGGCGATTGTTTTGAAACTGAGGACCAAAAAGAGGGTATGAAAGCTTTCTTAGAAAAAAGAAAAGTTGAAAAATTTGTTAATAAATAA